In Micromonospora purpureochromogenes, a single window of DNA contains:
- the wecB gene encoding non-hydrolyzing UDP-N-acetylglucosamine 2-epimerase, translating into MTRVMTVVGTRPEIIRLSRVLDRLDRTVDHVLVHTGQNWDRSLSDVFFTELRLRQPDRFLRVDTSSLGRVLGGVLIGMEEAIAALRPDALLVLGDTNSCIAALMARRMRVPVYHMEAGNRCFDLNVPEETNRRLVDHVADFNLVYTEHARRNLLSEGLHPRRILHTGSPMREVLLHYRADIERSTILDQLGLAPGEYFVVSAHREENVDRPDRLGRLLDCLRAVRDAWGLPVLVSTHPRTRKRLEALAADALALDGIAFHEPFGLFDYVHLESRARCTLSDSGTISEEAAILGFPAVTLRESIERPEALDAGGIVMTGLDPAGVVEAIEVVVEQVAADGVPCPADYAVPDTSRRVVDFILSTVRRHHDWAGIRR; encoded by the coding sequence ATGACCCGGGTGATGACGGTGGTCGGCACCCGCCCCGAGATCATCAGACTGTCCCGGGTGCTGGACCGGCTCGACCGCACGGTGGACCACGTGCTGGTGCACACCGGGCAGAACTGGGACCGGTCGCTGTCGGACGTGTTCTTCACCGAGCTGCGGCTGCGCCAGCCGGACCGCTTCCTGCGGGTGGACACCTCGTCGCTGGGGCGGGTGCTCGGCGGAGTGCTGATCGGCATGGAGGAGGCGATCGCCGCGCTGCGGCCGGACGCCCTGCTCGTGCTCGGGGACACCAACAGCTGCATCGCCGCGCTGATGGCCCGCCGGATGCGGGTGCCGGTCTACCACATGGAGGCCGGCAACCGCTGCTTCGACCTGAACGTCCCGGAGGAGACCAACCGGCGGCTGGTCGACCACGTCGCCGACTTCAACCTGGTCTACACCGAGCACGCCCGGCGGAACCTGCTGTCGGAAGGCCTGCACCCACGGCGGATCCTGCACACCGGCTCGCCGATGCGCGAGGTGCTGCTGCACTACCGGGCCGACATCGAACGCTCGACCATCCTCGACCAGCTCGGGCTGGCGCCGGGGGAGTACTTCGTGGTCAGCGCCCACCGGGAGGAGAACGTCGACCGGCCGGACCGGCTGGGCCGGCTGCTGGACTGCCTGCGCGCCGTGCGCGACGCCTGGGGCCTGCCGGTGCTGGTCTCCACCCACCCGCGTACCCGCAAGCGGTTGGAGGCGCTGGCCGCCGACGCCCTCGCCCTCGACGGCATCGCGTTCCACGAGCCGTTCGGGCTCTTCGACTACGTCCACCTGGAGAGCCGGGCCCGCTGCACGCTGTCGGACAGCGGCACGATCAGCGAGGAGGCCGCGATCCTGGGCTTCCCCGCGGTCACCCTGCGGGAGTCGATCGAGCGGCCGGAGGCGCTGGACGCCGGCGGCATCGTGATGACCGGGCTGGACCCGGCCGGGGTGGTGGAGGCGATCGAGGTGGTCGTCGAGCAGGTCGCCGCCGACGGCGTGCCCTGCCCGGCCGACTACGCGGTGCCGGACACTTCCCGCCGGGTGGTCGACTTCATCCTCTCCACCGTCCGCCGCCACCACGACTGGGCGGGCATCCGCCGCTGA
- a CDS encoding sugar transferase: protein MIKRCFDIIVAAVALILCAPVLAAVAVAIRLDDGGPVLFRQERAGRRGRSFRIHKFRTMRVAPGSAVTSDTDDRITRVGRFLRASKLDELPQLYDVLLGHMSLVGPRPEVRRYVDCWPPVARWRILSVRPGITDPASIAYRNESTELARAPQPEEYYLSVVLPRKVEMYVRYVETRSFLGDLLILARTLQAVISR from the coding sequence ATGATCAAGCGGTGCTTCGACATCATCGTCGCCGCGGTGGCCCTGATCCTCTGCGCGCCGGTGCTGGCCGCGGTGGCCGTCGCCATCCGGCTCGACGACGGCGGTCCGGTGCTGTTCCGGCAGGAACGCGCCGGCCGCCGGGGCCGCAGCTTCCGAATCCACAAGTTCCGCACGATGCGGGTCGCTCCCGGCTCAGCCGTCACCTCCGACACCGACGACCGGATCACCCGGGTCGGCCGGTTCCTCCGGGCCAGCAAGCTCGACGAGTTGCCACAGCTCTACGACGTGCTGCTGGGTCACATGAGCCTGGTCGGTCCGCGACCGGAGGTACGCCGGTACGTGGACTGCTGGCCGCCCGTCGCGCGGTGGCGCATCCTGTCGGTGCGGCCCGGCATCACCGACCCCGCCTCGATCGCCTACCGCAACGAGTCCACCGAACTCGCCCGGGCACCGCAGCCCGAGGAGTACTACCTTTCCGTGGTGCTGCCCCGGAAGGTCGAGATGTACGTGCGCTACGTCGAGACCCGCAGCTTCCTCGGCGACCTGCTGATCCTCGCCCGTACCCTGCAGGCCGTCATCAGTCGCTGA
- a CDS encoding polysaccharide biosynthesis protein: MSTALAGSRVLITGGTGSFGQTMVRRMLDRDVDEVRVLSRDEAKQDAMRRVVGDDRVRYYVGDVRDLDSVVGASRGMDHIFHAAALKQVPSCEFFPLEALRTNVIGSANVIEAAERKGVRSVVLLSTDKAVSPVNAMGMTKALMEKVAQAHARNNARSSTTVSCVRYGNVMYSRGSVIPLFIEQIKAGRAPTVTDPGMTRFLMSLDESVELVEHAFRHARPGDIFIRKAVACAIGDLAEAVCQLFDVPSKLDIIGVRHGEKQDETLASREELATADDFGDFFRVPIDARDLNYALYTSEGELREYPAEDFNSANAPRLDVPQIMDLLRTLPEIRAELALRDPVLAC; this comes from the coding sequence GTGAGCACTGCGCTTGCCGGCAGCCGGGTCCTGATCACCGGCGGCACAGGATCGTTCGGTCAGACCATGGTGCGACGAATGCTCGACCGGGACGTCGACGAGGTCCGGGTGCTGAGTCGCGACGAGGCCAAACAGGACGCGATGCGCCGTGTCGTCGGTGACGACCGCGTCCGGTACTACGTCGGCGACGTACGCGACCTCGACTCCGTGGTGGGGGCCAGTCGCGGCATGGACCACATCTTCCACGCCGCGGCGCTCAAGCAGGTGCCGTCGTGCGAGTTCTTCCCCCTCGAGGCGCTGCGGACCAACGTCATCGGTAGCGCGAACGTCATCGAGGCCGCGGAGCGCAAGGGGGTCCGGTCGGTGGTGCTGCTCAGCACCGACAAGGCCGTCTCCCCGGTCAATGCCATGGGTATGACGAAGGCCCTCATGGAGAAGGTGGCCCAGGCCCACGCCCGCAACAACGCGCGCAGCAGCACCACCGTGTCGTGCGTGCGGTACGGCAACGTGATGTACTCGCGCGGCTCCGTCATTCCGCTGTTCATCGAGCAGATCAAGGCGGGCCGGGCGCCAACGGTGACCGATCCCGGCATGACCCGCTTCCTGATGTCCCTCGACGAGTCCGTCGAGCTGGTGGAGCACGCCTTCCGGCACGCCCGGCCGGGCGACATCTTCATCCGCAAGGCGGTCGCCTGCGCCATCGGCGATCTGGCCGAGGCGGTCTGTCAGCTCTTCGACGTGCCGTCGAAGCTGGACATCATCGGCGTCCGGCACGGTGAGAAGCAGGACGAGACGTTGGCCAGCCGCGAGGAGCTCGCCACGGCTGATGACTTCGGAGACTTCTTCCGGGTGCCGATCGACGCGCGAGACCTGAACTACGCGCTCTACACCTCCGAGGGCGAGCTGCGTGAGTACCCGGCCGAGGACTTCAACTCGGCGAACGCACCGCGTCTGGACGTACCCCAGATCATGGACCTGCTGCGCACGCTGCCCGAGATCCGGGCGGAGCTGGCGCTGCGGGACCCGGTGCTGGCGTGCTGA
- a CDS encoding glycosyltransferase family 4 protein, producing MSEGQDRRARRATCGEEPPPLSVLMTYNFFEPGFRAGGPIRSIARLVDSCSEQVAITLVTGDRDLGGSAAYPGLSGRWVDRGRARVFYLNPRRARHWWTLWRTIRRRRFDLLYVNSFWSTYSLLPIIAARLGLLRVPRVMIAPRGEFSPAALALGALRKRIFLRSWVHVLRRGPVDWHAGSQLEGEMIRRALPWANVTVRANQAGLPAEPLPPGASRSEARLVFVGRISPMKNVDLLLTALGLTTAPMRLDLFGPAEDPVYWSRCQQLIDDLPPTVQCTYHGPLAPDRVRETFAGYDAFAMPTRGENFGHVIAESLSASCPVVCSDRTPWSDVLRDGGGVVLRDLTAPALAAELERIARLTPEERLRARRVAGEAYRRWAAASDESNILDHVRVQLQDAGDPLPPSREPARAHPSADTRR from the coding sequence GTGAGCGAAGGACAGGACCGGAGGGCCCGACGGGCGACCTGCGGGGAGGAGCCGCCTCCCCTGTCGGTGCTCATGACCTACAACTTCTTTGAGCCCGGGTTCCGCGCCGGCGGGCCCATCCGCTCGATCGCCAGGCTGGTCGACTCCTGCTCGGAGCAGGTCGCCATCACGCTGGTGACGGGCGACCGGGACCTCGGCGGGTCCGCGGCCTACCCGGGCCTCTCCGGCAGGTGGGTCGACCGGGGTCGCGCCCGGGTGTTCTACCTCAACCCCCGGCGTGCCCGCCACTGGTGGACGCTCTGGCGCACGATACGGCGCCGCCGTTTCGACCTCCTGTACGTCAACAGCTTCTGGTCCACCTACTCGCTGCTGCCCATCATCGCGGCCCGTCTGGGACTGCTCCGGGTTCCCCGGGTGATGATCGCCCCCAGGGGTGAGTTCTCCCCGGCGGCGCTGGCCCTCGGCGCGCTGCGCAAGCGGATCTTCCTGCGGTCGTGGGTCCACGTACTTCGCAGAGGTCCCGTCGACTGGCATGCGGGCAGCCAGTTGGAGGGTGAGATGATCCGCCGGGCGTTGCCGTGGGCGAACGTGACGGTCCGGGCGAACCAGGCCGGGCTGCCCGCCGAGCCCCTTCCTCCTGGCGCTTCCCGAAGCGAGGCACGGCTGGTCTTCGTGGGGCGGATCAGCCCGATGAAGAACGTGGACCTGCTCCTGACCGCCCTCGGCCTGACCACCGCACCGATGCGCCTGGACCTCTTCGGGCCGGCGGAGGACCCGGTCTACTGGAGCCGCTGCCAGCAGCTCATCGACGACCTGCCGCCGACGGTCCAGTGCACGTACCACGGCCCGCTCGCACCCGACCGGGTGCGGGAGACGTTCGCCGGCTACGACGCCTTCGCGATGCCGACCCGGGGCGAGAACTTCGGGCACGTCATCGCCGAGAGTCTCTCCGCGTCGTGCCCGGTCGTCTGCTCGGACCGCACCCCGTGGAGCGACGTCCTCCGCGACGGCGGCGGTGTGGTCCTGCGCGACCTCACCGCCCCGGCACTCGCCGCCGAGCTGGAACGGATCGCCCGACTCACCCCTGAGGAGCGACTGCGAGCACGGCGGGTGGCCGGTGAGGCGTACCGGCGCTGGGCCGCCGCCAGCGATGAATCGAACATCCTCGACCACGTCCGCGTCCAACTGCAGGACGCAGGCGATCCGCTGCCACCGTCCCGGGAGCCGGCACGTGCACATCCGTCCGCTGACACCCGCCGCTGA
- a CDS encoding DegT/DnrJ/EryC1/StrS family aminotransferase: MENSRLPFALPDIGEDEIAAVTAALRSGWVSSGPLVPRFEQRVAEACGHGVSAVALNSATAGLHLALEALGVGPGMEVLVPTWTFTATAEVVVHLGAEPVLVDVDPLTLHIDLADAADKVTPRTVAVLPVHFAGQLVSPARLRAFAESHRLAVVEDAAHAFPAAAEGIGVGAGTSAATVFSFYATKTITTGEGGMLVTRDADLARRVRVMRLHGFDRDGFDRYRSDRPAWRYDVVAAGYKCNLTDPAAALGLVQLDRAEAMRARREEIAERYRLAFADLPLDLPGPAPAGDVHAWHLYVVRLRPEASVDRDAFVAEMSRLGVGCSVHFIPLHQHTYWRQRYQLTDAMFPVASAEFERVVSLPIFSAMTDEQVDRVVTTVHKVLT; the protein is encoded by the coding sequence GTGGAAAACAGCAGACTTCCCTTCGCGTTACCCGACATCGGCGAGGACGAGATCGCCGCTGTCACCGCTGCGCTCCGCTCCGGCTGGGTCTCCAGCGGGCCGCTGGTGCCACGTTTCGAGCAACGCGTCGCGGAGGCCTGCGGTCACGGGGTCAGCGCCGTCGCACTGAACTCGGCAACCGCCGGCCTGCATCTGGCGCTGGAGGCGCTCGGGGTCGGGCCCGGCATGGAAGTGCTGGTGCCGACCTGGACCTTCACCGCGACGGCAGAGGTCGTCGTGCACCTCGGTGCCGAACCGGTGCTCGTCGACGTGGACCCGCTGACGCTGCACATCGACCTCGCCGACGCGGCGGACAAGGTCACCCCGCGCACGGTCGCGGTGCTGCCGGTGCACTTCGCCGGCCAACTGGTGTCGCCGGCGCGGCTGCGCGCCTTCGCCGAGTCACACCGGCTCGCCGTGGTCGAGGACGCCGCCCACGCCTTTCCGGCCGCCGCCGAGGGCATCGGTGTCGGCGCCGGCACCAGCGCCGCGACGGTGTTCAGCTTCTACGCGACCAAGACCATCACCACCGGAGAGGGCGGGATGCTGGTCACCCGGGACGCCGACCTCGCCCGACGGGTCCGGGTGATGCGCCTGCACGGCTTCGACCGGGACGGCTTCGACCGGTACCGCAGCGACCGCCCCGCCTGGCGGTACGACGTCGTCGCGGCCGGCTACAAGTGCAACCTGACGGACCCTGCCGCCGCCCTCGGTCTGGTCCAACTCGACCGGGCCGAGGCGATGCGGGCACGGCGGGAGGAGATCGCCGAGCGCTACCGGCTGGCCTTCGCCGACCTCCCGCTCGACCTGCCCGGGCCGGCCCCCGCCGGCGACGTGCACGCCTGGCACCTGTACGTGGTCCGCCTGCGCCCCGAGGCGTCGGTGGACCGCGACGCGTTCGTCGCCGAGATGTCCCGCCTCGGCGTCGGTTGCAGCGTGCACTTCATCCCGTTGCACCAGCACACCTACTGGCGGCAGCGGTACCAGCTGACCGACGCGATGTTCCCGGTGGCCAGCGCGGAGTTCGAGCGGGTGGTGAGCCTGCCGATCTTCTCCGCGATGACCGATGAACAGGTCGACCGGGTCGTCACCACCGTCCACAAGGTGCTCACATGA
- a CDS encoding polysaccharide biosynthesis C-terminal domain-containing protein, whose product MLRLALTGGRGFLGWHVRVLARALGWSEPVLISGSDLLDAPTVAEQLDGVDRVLHLAGVNRGDARDVAAGNVELAAALGRALRLCAAPPGAVVFANSVQAGNGTPYGDAKAVAAATLAAARPDLLDVRLPNLYGEHGRPYYNSVVATFCRLLAEQRSPEVHEDRELSLVHVSDAAARLMGAPDGGPWDAAMPALRTGVRELADRLAGYADLYRGGEIPALTDRHAVRLFNTYRSHCFPASYPLSLTRRADLRGELVEAVKAHGGGQTFCSTSRPGVTRGEHFHLAKVERFCVLRGSAEIRLRRVGTDEVVRFPVGGDEPVVVDMPTMWAHNIVNTGPDELLTLFWTNEIFDPARPDTWTEPVELTAPEPAVVAA is encoded by the coding sequence GTGCTGAGGCTGGCGCTCACCGGCGGTCGCGGCTTCCTGGGCTGGCACGTGCGGGTGCTGGCCCGCGCCCTGGGCTGGTCCGAGCCGGTGCTGATCAGTGGCAGTGACCTGCTGGACGCCCCGACGGTGGCGGAGCAGCTCGACGGCGTCGACCGGGTGCTGCACCTGGCCGGCGTCAACCGGGGCGACGCCCGCGACGTCGCGGCGGGCAACGTCGAGCTGGCCGCGGCCCTGGGTCGGGCGCTGCGCCTGTGCGCGGCGCCGCCCGGCGCGGTGGTCTTCGCCAACTCGGTGCAGGCCGGCAACGGCACCCCGTACGGCGACGCGAAGGCGGTCGCCGCCGCCACCCTGGCCGCGGCCCGTCCGGACCTGCTCGACGTGCGGTTGCCGAACCTGTACGGGGAGCACGGCCGGCCCTACTACAACTCGGTGGTGGCCACCTTCTGCCGGCTGCTCGCCGAGCAGCGGTCGCCGGAGGTGCACGAGGACCGGGAGTTGAGCCTGGTGCACGTCAGCGACGCCGCGGCGCGGCTGATGGGTGCCCCGGACGGCGGCCCGTGGGACGCGGCCATGCCGGCGCTGCGCACCGGCGTACGCGAGCTGGCCGACCGGCTCGCCGGGTACGCCGACCTCTACCGCGGCGGCGAGATCCCGGCGCTGACCGACCGGCACGCCGTCCGGCTGTTCAACACCTACCGGTCACACTGCTTCCCCGCCAGCTACCCGCTGTCGCTGACCCGTCGGGCCGACCTGCGCGGCGAACTGGTCGAGGCGGTGAAGGCGCACGGCGGCGGCCAGACCTTCTGCTCCACCAGCCGGCCGGGCGTGACCCGGGGGGAGCACTTCCATCTGGCCAAGGTGGAGCGGTTCTGCGTGCTGCGCGGCAGCGCGGAGATCCGGCTGCGCCGGGTCGGCACCGACGAGGTCGTGCGGTTCCCGGTCGGCGGCGACGAGCCGGTGGTGGTGGACATGCCCACCATGTGGGCGCACAACATCGTCAACACCGGGCCGGACGAGCTGCTCACTCTCTTCTGGACCAACGAGATCTTCGACCCCGCCCGGCCGGACACGTGGACGGAGCCGGTGGAGCTGACCGCGCCGGAGCCGGCGGTGGTGGCGGCGTGA